A single Melopsittacus undulatus isolate bMelUnd1 chromosome 11, bMelUnd1.mat.Z, whole genome shotgun sequence DNA region contains:
- the TUBB4B gene encoding tubulin beta-4B chain → MREIVHLQAGQCGNQIGAKFWEVISDEHGIDPTGTYHGDSDLQLERINVYYNEATGGKYVPRAVLVDLEPGTMDSVRSGPFGQIFRPDNFVFGQSGAGNNWAKGHYTEGAELVDSVLDVVRKEAESCDCLQGFQLTHSLGGGTGSGMGTLLISKIREEYPDRIMNTFSVVPSPKVSDTVVEPYNATLSVHQLVENTDETYCIDNEALYDICFRTLKLTTPTYGDLNHLVSATMSGVTTCLRFPGQLNADLRKLAVNMVPFPRLHFFMPGFAPLTSRGSQQYRALTVPELTQQMFDAKNMMAACDPRHGRYLTVAAVFRGRMSMKEVDEQMLNVQNKNSSYFVEWIPNNVKTAVCDIPPRGLKMSATFIGNSTAIQELFKRISEQFTAMFRRKAFLHWYTGEGMDEMEFTEAESNMNDLVSEYQQYQDATAEEEGEFEEEAEEEAE, encoded by the exons ATGAGGGAGATCGTGCACCTGCAGGCCGGGCAGTGCGGGAACCAGATCGGAGCCAAG TTCTGGGAGGTGATCAGCGACGAGCATGGCATCGATCCAACCGGTACCTACCATGGAGACAGCGACCTGCAGCTGGAGCGCATTAACGTCTATTACAACGAGGCCACAG GTGGCAAATACGTGCCCCGCGCCGTGCTGGTGGACCTGGAGCCCGGCACCATGGACTCTGTGCGCTCCGGGCCCTTCGGCCAGATATTCAGGCCAGACAACTTCGTGTTCG GTCAGAGCGGCGCAGGAAACAACTGGGCAAAGGGCCATTATACGGAAGGTGCTGAATTAGTTGATTCTGTGTTAGATGTTGTaaggaaggaggcagaaagcTGTGATTGTCTCCAGGGCTTTCAGCTTACTCACTCCCTCGGTGGTGGTACGGGCTCAGGTATGGGTACCCTTCTCATCAGCAAAATCCGTGAAGAGTACCCAGACCGAATTATGAATACTTTCAGTGTTGTTCCATCCCCTAAAGTGTCAGATACTGTAGTAGAGCCCTACAATGCCACACTCTCGGTTCACCAGCTTGTGGAGAACACAGATGAGACATACTGTATTGATAACGAAGCTCTCTATGACATATGCTTCAGAACACTGAAGTTAACCACTCCAACCTACGGTGATCTGAACCATTTAGTGTCAGCCACCATGAGCGGTGTTACCACCTGCCTGCGGTTCCCGGGCCAGCTCAATGCTGACCTGCGGAAGCTGGCAGTCAACATGGTTCCCTTCCCCCGTTTGCACTTCTTCATGCCTGGCTTTGCTCCTCTCACCAGCCGTGGGAGCCAACAGTACCGGGCTTTGACGGTGCCAGAGCTAACACAGCAGATGTTCGATGCAAAGAACATGATGGCTGCTTGTGACCCACGGCACGGCCGCTACCTGACCGTGGCTGCTGTGTTTAGAGGCCGTATGTCCATGAAAGAGGTGGATGAGCAAATGCTAAATGTTCAGAACAAAAATAGCAGCTATTTTGTGGAATGGATCCCTAATAACGTTAAAACAGCAGTCTGTGACATTCCACCTCGTGGCCTGAAAATGTCTGCCACCTTCATTGGGAACAGCACAGCCATCCAGGAGCTGTTCAAACGCATTTCTGAGCAGTTCACGGCCATGTTCCGCCGAAAGGCGTTCTTGCACTGGTACACTGGCGAGGGCATGGACGAGATGGAATTCACAGAGGCTGAGAGCAACATGAATGACCTGGTGTCTGAGTATCAGCAGTACCAGGATGCTACAGCTGAGGAGGAGGGGGAGTTTGAGGAGGAGGCTGAGGAAGAGGCTGAGTAA